From a single Schistosoma mansoni strain Puerto Rico chromosome 4, complete genome genomic region:
- a CDS encoding putative cyclophilin-like protein, with product MGKHKFKTRCYLDIKIDSQPAGRIVFELFNDICPKAAENFKKLCQGVCGLGLKTGKPLTYQGSVFHRVIKGFMVQGGDFSNKDGTGGESIYGGTFADECLTTEHDRPFLLSMANRGPNTNGSQFFITTAPAPHLNGKHMVFGHVISGEDVVRKIEAVPISDTKAHRPVKSIVIESCVKKSKVMGEEKKSKKAKKAKKKKRKLSEGEEFSDSESDMDNECSVRKEEVPEVPPPKFLYRGNYDEDQLELQNKVNLSPRHDIDSRESARTRYQEDRSGRVVKGRGRICYQSPNSRSGSPERSTTPPHWRQASSHTQRLDQDEWKQWSERRNHEQINNLQRRVSSSRSSRGSRQDPLSPSVAASRNRNPSASPSSVVIANTGVSGSLRDIDSSEKGFSMDQRDGHKQRSPSHSPSLAHRVLVNDSKLVENGSSPTQNNLSPVSAVPKKIYIEFEGKPDDSSDRRCVRSPEDIRQTSVSENLFGKGRRANQRLSEIDDEYIVDIDEDAKFKTLPTTTHEQSPKLSKFSEYSTVKSNDVSKRDLGDSPKVYHTNQSPGKYSGSPNLKSPQQILISPVNSCASGQQQKYQSKSPVLMASPKLPTPFENQAPIDQPIIISPSRIPYPSPPSRSGSNNRMPSPPSENARISSPPDFSNRNQVSHELSRIPTPPQPDNNKEQVKVFSEKTDLHILEEIPSPEKPRKQPSPSHSDKQLKVTRGSRSASRSSTLGSRSNSSCESDSSRSCSRSYSQTSPKKRRRRTPRSPPPHLVEKWKMRREMLNQKRRVVPPSVAAYAPSGSSEDRLRGIERRHLSGRSTHIHSRSPSRSIPSRRRSRSSSSRSKSGSYTHGRTKLNIRRGSPEAESIRSRRSPSRDRKTSRSRSHSRSPPKSFGLKHRGTSPSKPIIVITKKSQTTQKPTKIVTEDPPTENTVTTSKWENSPQIVEKNTNQHLGPWTNKHWETGDKVELDESVNKDEKTLATAKTQGPNSTSVLQRLRVVQEDSSKNEVHLHKNENSPAAVIDNKEKLENSIPASNETTSIPTVPTMIKPQVPPISRNQVKKPTAIRGRSHSSSSSSASSSSSSGSSSRSSSRPKRSRKRCRSISSSARKMQRSDFSDSRSRGRGSRGRYSPVSRSYYTRSRSRSFSTRASTNWGTRTSYPSRNRSWSRSRSRSFSRDSRSHSSSARRHKRRHRRTRRGRNSSRSWSSSRSSSRSIRRR from the exons ATGAGTGCCTTACAACCGAACATGACCGACCGTTTTTGCTTTCTATGGCAAACAGAGGGCCTAACACTAATGGCTCTCAGTTTTTCAT TACAACTGCTCCTGCTCCCCACCTGAATGGAAAACATATGGTATTCGGCCATGTTATATCAGGGGAAGATGTTGTCAGGAAAATCGAAGCTGTTCCAATTTCTGACACTAAGGCCCATCGCCCGGTAAAATCGATTGTGATTGAATCTTGCG TTAAAAAAAGTAAGGTAATGGGTGAGGAAAAGAAGTCGAAAAAAGCCAAGAAGGCAAAGAAGAAGAAACGGAAACTCAGTGAAGGCGAGGAGTTTTCTGATAG TGAAAGTGACATGGATAATGAATGCAGTGTTCGCAAAGAAGAAGTACCGGAAGTACCGCCACCGAAATTTCTGTATCGTGGGAACTACGATGAGGATCAGCTAGAGCTTCAAAATAAAGTGAATCTTAGTCCAAG ACACGATATAGACAGCCGCGAAAGTGCTCGTACTCGGTACCAAGAGGATCGTTCAGGTCGAGTAGTCAAAGGACGCGGACGAATC TGTTACCAGAGCCCAAACTCTCGTTCAGGAAGTCCTGAACGTAGCACCACCCCACCCCACTGGCGCCAAGCAAGTTCTCATACTCAGAGATTAGACCAAGATGAATGGAAACAATGGAGTGAACGAAGAAATCACGAACAAATAAACAACTTACA GAGAAGGGTATCGTCATCCCGTTCATCACGTGGAAGTAGACAGGATCCGCTGTCTCCATCTGTAGCTGCTAGTCGTAATAGAAACCCAAGTGCTTCGCCATCATCTGTTGTTATAGCCAATACTGGTGTTTCTGGTAGTCTAAGAGATATTGATTCTTCCGAAAAGGGATTTTCAATGGATCAACGAGATGGTCATAAACAACGTTCTCCCAGTCATTCACCATCACTAGCTCA TCGAGTATTAGTAaatgattccaagttagtggaAAATGGTTCCTCACCAACACAAAATAATCTGTCACCGGTCTCAGCCGTCCCAAAAAAGATTTATATCGAGTTCGAGGGTAAACCCGATGATTCGAGTGACAGGCGTTGTGTTAGATCTCCCGAAGATATACGTCAGACGTCAGTGTCTGAGAATTTATTTGGTAAAGGCCGGCGAGCAAACCAACGTTTATCAGAAATAGACGATGAATATATCGTAGATATCGATGAAGATGCTAAGTTTAAAACTCTTCCGACCACTACTCATGAACAGTCTCCAAAACTCTCTAAATTTTCAGAATATTCGACCGTTAAG TCAAATGACGTATCCAAGAGAGACTTAGGTGATTCACCCAAGGTGTATCATACCAATCAGTCCCCTGGAAAGTATTCTGGATCTCCAAATTTAAAATCCCCACAACAGATACTTATCTCCCCAGTTAATTCATGTGCTTCTGGTCAACAGcaaaaatatcaatcaaaatCCCCAGTTCTTATGGCTTCACCGAAGCTTCCTACACCTTTTGAAAATCAGGCTCCTATTGATCAACCTATTATAATTTCACCATCTCGTATCCCTTACCCATCCCCTCCGTCACGTTCCGGTTCCAATAATCGGATGCCATCGCCACCCTCTGAGAATGCCCGCATATCTTCacctccggatttctcaaatcGAAACCAA GTTTCTCATGAACTTTCTAGAATCCCAACACCACCACAACCAGATAATAACAAGGAACAGGTTAAAGTGTTTTCAGAAAAAACAGACCTGCATATACTGGAGGAGATCCCGTCACCTGAAAAACCTAGGAAACAACCCTCACCTTCACATTCAGACAAACAATTAAAAGTGACTCGTGGTTCCCGGTCTGCTTCCAGAAGTTCTACGCTAGGTTCTAGATCGAATTCTAGTTGTGAATCTGATAGCTCTAGGTCTTGTTCTCGTTCATACTCCCAAACAAGTCCCAAAAAACGACGCCGACGAACCCCTCGTAGTCCTCCACCTCATCTTGTTGAAAA GTGGAAAATGCGTCGTGAAATGCTAAACCAGAAGCGCCGCGTCGTACCACCGTCTGTAGCAGCTTATGCACCTTCTGGATCATCAGAAGATCGTCTTCGTGGCATTGAAAGACGTCATTTATCGGGGAGAAGTACTCACATACATTCCCGATCACCATCACGTTCCATCCCAAGCCGTCGACGAAGTCGATCCTCAAGTTCACGCTCTAAATCAGGCTCATACACACATGGCCGTACGAAGTTAAATATTAGACGTGGTTCCCCTGAAGCAGAAAGTATCCGCAGTCGAAGAAGTCCAAGTCGTGACAGAAAGACATCGCGTTCAAGATCACATAGCCGCTCGCCTCCAAAAAGTTTTGGGTTGAAGCACAGAGGTACTTCACCAAGTAAACCTATCATAGTAATAACTAAGAAAAGTCAAACTACTCA AAAACCTACGAAAATTGTCACAGAAGATCCACCCACTGAA AATACTGTTACAACCAGTAAGTGGGAAAATTCCCCTCAAATCGTGGAGAAAAATACAAATCAACATCTAGGTCCATGGACTAACAAACATTGGGAAACAGGCGATAAAGTTGAACTTGATGAGTCTGTAAACAAAGACGAGAAAACTTTAGCTACTGCAAAAACCCAAGGTCCAAATAGTACTTCAGTTCTACAGAGGCTTCGTGTAGTACAAGAGGATTCTTCTAAGAATGAAGTACATTtacataaaaatgaaaattctcCCGCCGCTGTCATTGATAATAAGGAAAAACTAGAAAACTCAATTCCTGCTTCTAATGAAACTACGTCTATCCCAACCGTGCCAACTATGATCAAACCCCAAGTTCCTCCAATATCTAGAAATCAA GTCAAAAAACCAACTGCAATCAGAGGAAGGTCTCATTCATCCAGTTCTAGTTCTGCATCTTCATCTTCCTCATCTGGATCCTCTTCAAGAAGTTCCAGCAGACCTAAGCGTTCTCGTAAGAGATGTCGGTCCATAAGCTCATCGGCACGCAAAATGCAAAGGAGTGACTTTTCGGACTCCAGAAGCAGGGGTAGGGGCAGTCGTGGACGTTACTCTCCAGTCAGTCGTTCCTATTATACAAGATCACGTTCTCGTTCATTTTCAACAAGAGCTTCGACGAATTGGGGCACACGTACCAGCTATCCAAGTCGTAATCGTTCTTGGTCTAGGTCTCGTTCCAGATCATTCTCCAGAGACTCTCGATCTCATAGCTCGAGTGCTCGTCGTCATAAACGTCGTCACAGGAGAACGCGTCGTGGGAGGAACTCTAGTCGTAGTTGGTCATCATCAAGAAGTTCTAGTAGATCTATAAGACGGCGCTAA
- a CDS encoding putative peptidyl-prolyl cis-trans isomerase G, ppig — protein sequence MGKHKFKTRCYLDIKIDSQPAGRIVFELFNDICPKAAENFKKLCQGVCGLGLKTGKPLTYQGSVFHRVIKGFMVQGGDFSNKDGTGGESIYGGTFADECLTTEHDRPFLLSMANRGPNTNGSQFFITTAPAPHLNGKHMVFGHVISGEDVVRKIEAVPISDTKAHRPVKSIVIESCVKKSKVMGEEKKSKKAKKAKKKKRKLSEGEEFSDSESDMDNECSVRKEEVPEVPPPKFLYRGNYDEDQLELQNKVNLSPSISARISNSVESRHDIDSRESARTRYQEDRSGRVVKGRGRICYQSPNSRSGSPERSTTPPHWRQASSHTQRLDQDEWKQWSERRNHEQINNLQRRVSSSRSSRGSRQDPLSPSVAASRNRNPSASPSSVVIANTGVSGSLRDIDSSEKGFSMDQRDGHKQRSPSHSPSLAHRVLVNDSKLVENGSSPTQNNLSPVSAVPKKIYIEFEGKPDDSSDRRCVRSPEDIRQTSVSENLFGKGRRANQRLSEIDDEYIVDIDEDAKFKTLPTTTHEQSPKLSKFSEYSTVKSNDVSKRDLGDSPKVYHTNQSPGKYSGSPNLKSPQQILISPVNSCASGQQQKYQSKSPVLMASPKLPTPFENQAPIDQPIIISPSRIPYPSPPSRSGSNNRMPSPPSENARISSPPDFSNRNQVSHELSRIPTPPQPDNNKEQVKVFSEKTDLHILEEIPSPEKPRKQPSPSHSDKQLKVTRGSRSASRSSTLGSRSNSSCESDSSRSCSRSYSQTSPKKRRRRTPRSPPPHLVEKWKMRREMLNQKRRVVPPSVAAYAPSGSSEDRLRGIERRHLSGRSTHIHSRSPSRSIPSRRRSRSSSSRSKSGSYTHGRTKLNIRRGSPEAESIRSRRSPSRDRKTSRSRSHSRSPPKSFGLKHRGTSPSKPIIVITKKSQTTQKPTKIVTEDPPTENTVTTSKWENSPQIVEKNTNQHLGPWTNKHWETGDKVELDESVNKDEKTLATAKTQGPNSTSVLQRLRVVQEDSSKNEVHLHKNENSPAAVIDNKEKLENSIPASNETTSIPTVPTMIKPQVPPISRNQVKKPTAIRGRSHSSSSSSASSSSSSGSSSRSSSRPKRSRKRCRSISSSARKMQRSDFSDSRSRGRGSRGRYSPVSRSYYTRSRSRSFSTRASTNWGTRTSYPSRNRSWSRSRSRSFSRDSRSHSSSARRHKRRHRRTRRGRNSSRSWSSSRSSSRSIRRR from the exons ATGAGTGCCTTACAACCGAACATGACCGACCGTTTTTGCTTTCTATGGCAAACAGAGGGCCTAACACTAATGGCTCTCAGTTTTTCAT TACAACTGCTCCTGCTCCCCACCTGAATGGAAAACATATGGTATTCGGCCATGTTATATCAGGGGAAGATGTTGTCAGGAAAATCGAAGCTGTTCCAATTTCTGACACTAAGGCCCATCGCCCGGTAAAATCGATTGTGATTGAATCTTGCG TTAAAAAAAGTAAGGTAATGGGTGAGGAAAAGAAGTCGAAAAAAGCCAAGAAGGCAAAGAAGAAGAAACGGAAACTCAGTGAAGGCGAGGAGTTTTCTGATAG TGAAAGTGACATGGATAATGAATGCAGTGTTCGCAAAGAAGAAGTACCGGAAGTACCGCCACCGAAATTTCTGTATCGTGGGAACTACGATGAGGATCAGCTAGAGCTTCAAAATAAAGTGAATCTTAGTCCAAG TATTTCAGCACGCATCAGTAATTCAGTTGAATCCAG ACACGATATAGACAGCCGCGAAAGTGCTCGTACTCGGTACCAAGAGGATCGTTCAGGTCGAGTAGTCAAAGGACGCGGACGAATC TGTTACCAGAGCCCAAACTCTCGTTCAGGAAGTCCTGAACGTAGCACCACCCCACCCCACTGGCGCCAAGCAAGTTCTCATACTCAGAGATTAGACCAAGATGAATGGAAACAATGGAGTGAACGAAGAAATCACGAACAAATAAACAACTTACA GAGAAGGGTATCGTCATCCCGTTCATCACGTGGAAGTAGACAGGATCCGCTGTCTCCATCTGTAGCTGCTAGTCGTAATAGAAACCCAAGTGCTTCGCCATCATCTGTTGTTATAGCCAATACTGGTGTTTCTGGTAGTCTAAGAGATATTGATTCTTCCGAAAAGGGATTTTCAATGGATCAACGAGATGGTCATAAACAACGTTCTCCCAGTCATTCACCATCACTAGCTCA TCGAGTATTAGTAaatgattccaagttagtggaAAATGGTTCCTCACCAACACAAAATAATCTGTCACCGGTCTCAGCCGTCCCAAAAAAGATTTATATCGAGTTCGAGGGTAAACCCGATGATTCGAGTGACAGGCGTTGTGTTAGATCTCCCGAAGATATACGTCAGACGTCAGTGTCTGAGAATTTATTTGGTAAAGGCCGGCGAGCAAACCAACGTTTATCAGAAATAGACGATGAATATATCGTAGATATCGATGAAGATGCTAAGTTTAAAACTCTTCCGACCACTACTCATGAACAGTCTCCAAAACTCTCTAAATTTTCAGAATATTCGACCGTTAAG TCAAATGACGTATCCAAGAGAGACTTAGGTGATTCACCCAAGGTGTATCATACCAATCAGTCCCCTGGAAAGTATTCTGGATCTCCAAATTTAAAATCCCCACAACAGATACTTATCTCCCCAGTTAATTCATGTGCTTCTGGTCAACAGcaaaaatatcaatcaaaatCCCCAGTTCTTATGGCTTCACCGAAGCTTCCTACACCTTTTGAAAATCAGGCTCCTATTGATCAACCTATTATAATTTCACCATCTCGTATCCCTTACCCATCCCCTCCGTCACGTTCCGGTTCCAATAATCGGATGCCATCGCCACCCTCTGAGAATGCCCGCATATCTTCacctccggatttctcaaatcGAAACCAA GTTTCTCATGAACTTTCTAGAATCCCAACACCACCACAACCAGATAATAACAAGGAACAGGTTAAAGTGTTTTCAGAAAAAACAGACCTGCATATACTGGAGGAGATCCCGTCACCTGAAAAACCTAGGAAACAACCCTCACCTTCACATTCAGACAAACAATTAAAAGTGACTCGTGGTTCCCGGTCTGCTTCCAGAAGTTCTACGCTAGGTTCTAGATCGAATTCTAGTTGTGAATCTGATAGCTCTAGGTCTTGTTCTCGTTCATACTCCCAAACAAGTCCCAAAAAACGACGCCGACGAACCCCTCGTAGTCCTCCACCTCATCTTGTTGAAAA GTGGAAAATGCGTCGTGAAATGCTAAACCAGAAGCGCCGCGTCGTACCACCGTCTGTAGCAGCTTATGCACCTTCTGGATCATCAGAAGATCGTCTTCGTGGCATTGAAAGACGTCATTTATCGGGGAGAAGTACTCACATACATTCCCGATCACCATCACGTTCCATCCCAAGCCGTCGACGAAGTCGATCCTCAAGTTCACGCTCTAAATCAGGCTCATACACACATGGCCGTACGAAGTTAAATATTAGACGTGGTTCCCCTGAAGCAGAAAGTATCCGCAGTCGAAGAAGTCCAAGTCGTGACAGAAAGACATCGCGTTCAAGATCACATAGCCGCTCGCCTCCAAAAAGTTTTGGGTTGAAGCACAGAGGTACTTCACCAAGTAAACCTATCATAGTAATAACTAAGAAAAGTCAAACTACTCA AAAACCTACGAAAATTGTCACAGAAGATCCACCCACTGAA AATACTGTTACAACCAGTAAGTGGGAAAATTCCCCTCAAATCGTGGAGAAAAATACAAATCAACATCTAGGTCCATGGACTAACAAACATTGGGAAACAGGCGATAAAGTTGAACTTGATGAGTCTGTAAACAAAGACGAGAAAACTTTAGCTACTGCAAAAACCCAAGGTCCAAATAGTACTTCAGTTCTACAGAGGCTTCGTGTAGTACAAGAGGATTCTTCTAAGAATGAAGTACATTtacataaaaatgaaaattctcCCGCCGCTGTCATTGATAATAAGGAAAAACTAGAAAACTCAATTCCTGCTTCTAATGAAACTACGTCTATCCCAACCGTGCCAACTATGATCAAACCCCAAGTTCCTCCAATATCTAGAAATCAA GTCAAAAAACCAACTGCAATCAGAGGAAGGTCTCATTCATCCAGTTCTAGTTCTGCATCTTCATCTTCCTCATCTGGATCCTCTTCAAGAAGTTCCAGCAGACCTAAGCGTTCTCGTAAGAGATGTCGGTCCATAAGCTCATCGGCACGCAAAATGCAAAGGAGTGACTTTTCGGACTCCAGAAGCAGGGGTAGGGGCAGTCGTGGACGTTACTCTCCAGTCAGTCGTTCCTATTATACAAGATCACGTTCTCGTTCATTTTCAACAAGAGCTTCGACGAATTGGGGCACACGTACCAGCTATCCAAGTCGTAATCGTTCTTGGTCTAGGTCTCGTTCCAGATCATTCTCCAGAGACTCTCGATCTCATAGCTCGAGTGCTCGTCGTCATAAACGTCGTCACAGGAGAACGCGTCGTGGGAGGAACTCTAGTCGTAGTTGGTCATCATCAAGAAGTTCTAGTAGATCTATAAGACGGCGCTAA